From Psychroflexus torquis ATCC 700755, the proteins below share one genomic window:
- a CDS encoding Sec-independent protein translocase subunit TatA/TatB, which produces MIQIPLFISGAEIAFILFILIMVFGADKIPEMARFFGKTMKSFRHATDEIKTEITKQKKEHNLDFDIKKDVEEHTKTLESKTSKLKDEVEDAIGPIKRRF; this is translated from the coding sequence ATGATTCAAATACCTTTATTTATTAGTGGGGCAGAAATAGCTTTTATATTATTTATTTTGATAATGGTTTTTGGTGCGGATAAAATCCCAGAAATGGCTAGGTTTTTCGGTAAAACGATGAAATCCTTCAGACATGCAACGGATGAGATTAAGACTGAAATTACCAAGCAAAAAAAGGAACACAATCTAGATTTCGACATCAAAAAAGATGTTGAAGAACATACCAAGACTTTAGAGTCTAAAACTTCAAAATTGAAAGATGAGGTTGAAGATGCTATTGGTCCCATCAAACGTCGATTCTAA